The nucleotide window CAGGTTGGGTCCCAGGCCTGGGTATCGTTAGCTTCGTGAGACGGCTCTTGCGGCATGTGAGCCCGGCCTACCTTTGACCTTggaggggaggaagatgaggTGATCGTACGCCCGCTCCCCAAGGCGGAACAACTTCAGTTCGTCGCTTCTCGGCGTGTCGTACTTGATTTCATACCCACGAGCTTCCCCAATCGTTAGCACGCATACCCAATTGCAGCCCGGTGCTGGTTAGTGATCCGCACCTGTCAAGTCTCCAAAGAACTGCGAGTACGCATCCTTCTCCGCGACTTCGTCCAGCACGACGAGCAACCTGTTGCCCGTTGTGCTGACAGCAGAGACTGCCGCGGCAAAGGCGCACACAACCACGCCAAGAATCGACCGCATGCTGTGCAGTTTTGCCGCTCTGTGGTCGAAATGTGATGTGGTGGTGCAAGTGGTGGATGTTAGTGGTTCCTGGAGCGTGCGTGTCGCAAGCTCCTTGGAGCTTCTGGATCTGGATACGTAGCCTTGCCAGGGCCGTGCAGGAGCTTGCGGGGGCttgaaaggggggggggtccatATGTGGCGCGAATGCACCGCCACACCACAATCGGCTGCCGTCAAGTGTGGCACCACCACATTATTCAACCGGTATTCTCCCGCGTTGCAATGCCGCGACTTCAATTGGCCCTCTGGAGCTCTTTCGACATCGCATCCCCACGACCCTCAACTCTCGTCGCTACACCCAGTCGCGTAAGCCGTTCGCAGCCAGCCTTCCCGACTCATCGGGTCTCAGAAAATGAACCAACGCTGACCCAGAATAGGCACAATGTCCGCCGCACCGGTCTTCTGGTCCACCCCCCTGCGGTACTGCCGCtgggccgcccgcgagcgtCCCGCCCTCTTCTGGTCCGTCatcgtgggcgccgccggccctgCGCTCATGCCCATTGTACCTCCGATCAGGCATTACTTTGGCGACGTCGATCCCGCGCCTATCCCTGTTACATATCCCGGTATGCGCTATTCGCCCGCAATCGCCGCCCTATTCCGGCGGCACAGCTTCCGTGCCATTGATACTAACAGCCAATAGTTCCTAATGGCCCGCGGAAACAACTGTCTGGCTACGATGATTGAGCGGCATGATcgggcaagacgggcaaT belongs to Purpureocillium takamizusanense chromosome 1, complete sequence and includes:
- the N19M gene encoding n19m, NADH-ubiquinone oxidoreductase 9.5 kDa subunit (COG:S~EggNog:ENOG503P6WN~TransMembrane:1 (o24-42i)), encoding MSAAPVFWSTPLRYCRWAARERPALFWSVIVGAAGPALMPIVPPIRHYFGDVDPAPIPVTYPVPNGPRKQLSGYDD